The Vicia villosa cultivar HV-30 ecotype Madison, WI linkage group LG1, Vvil1.0, whole genome shotgun sequence genome includes a region encoding these proteins:
- the LOC131603630 gene encoding uncharacterized protein LOC131603630: protein MEEDDFAHEPPHSLKYKLKSSLCFSCCFSHRRVKPRIVRCSSLGTHDDNSRSTEFSHLKEKCSNFISRFSRHRRRHSADFHYDPLSYALNFEDDANSEKSVNNLKNFSARLPASPPSTISQNSAKASVEIAARS from the coding sequence ATGGAGGAAGACGATTTCGCTCATGAACCGCCGCATTCTCTCAAATACAAACTCAAATCGTCGCTATGTTTCTCGTGCTGTTTCTCTCACCGCCGCGTGAAGCCGCGGATCGTTCGATGTTCATCTCTCGGAACTCACGACGACAACTCTCGCTCAACTGAATTCTCGCACTTGAAAGAGAAGTGCAGCAATTTCATCTCCCGATTCTCTCGTCACCGCCGCCGCCATTCCGCCGATTTTCACTACGATCCTCTCAGTTACGCGTTGAATTTTGAAGACGACGCTAACAGCGAGAAATCCGTCAACAATCTCAAAAATTTCTCCGCGAGGTTACCGGCTTCTCCTCCGTCAACGATATCGCAGAATTCCGCAAAAGCATCCGTCGAAATCGCCGCTCGTAGTTGA